AAAAGATCTTGGCTTTACTTTACACTTCCCAGAAACAAATGACTACATAAGTTACAAAATAACTTAAGTAACCTAAGTTATAGAGACTTTCCATCCTGGAGTACGGAACAACATGGCAAAAGCAAAGTCCTGAGAATGAAGTTGTGCTGCTGCTTTCAATGGATGCCAATTAAAAACAGCACAATGTTCACCAACAGTGATTGAGACTCTTAATTGCTTTATCTCTTTACCAATATAACCAAACTCTGTTGAAGGTATATGACTAACATCAAAGGCAACTACTGAACCACGACAAAAGTGTGAAAATCGTGTCGTACTTTTTGTTCCATTAACCCAAACATGCCCATCAGCCATTAAACACAAAGTTCCACTTTTCATATGCAAACTACAAGCATCGGCATCTCGTCTAACAGTAAGTGCTAGGCAATCATTAGTATGGTAAGACTTGCCTTCaacatcaattttaaaattaattgaatAACCAATGATATGAGATGATCTTGCAGAATACAGAACCGTGTCAAGAGAATTTTTCTTAATAGCAGATCTCCCTTTATCACTTAATGTATAGGAGACACTGTCTGAAGAATTTGACCACAAAAACGGATCCATTGTTGTCATTTTCTCCTGATACACACTCCATGGACTGCATTGCTTTATTGTATCACCATTTACCATGAGCGAGCACTGACATACCCTGAAGGTATAAATACTGTTTGAAGATAAATTTTTAACGGAATATGTAAGATTGGGGCCAACATAAGaatctttaaaaattgtttcatttgtGTTTTTCAGTTGCAAAGGTAAGTTTACCCTACCATGGCAAAGTTGAAGCTTGTATATCCGGTGAGATTTTTCATTACCACCAAGATTATTATCAGACCATGTCACCACTACACCGCCAGGAATTGGCTTAAGATCAGATATTTGTACAGGGGAACGTTTACTCACAGTCCCATAGTGCTCAAGAGCTTGACAAATTTCAGATGAAAAGTcttcattaaaaacaaatgataTGCTTGGAACATCGCTGAGTAATGGGACTTCAGGGACACTGTCCAGAGAAAGATTTTCCGCCATGCTGATAAAGgaatcaaaatttattttaccagAAGTATTATCATAATCACACTGCAAAATATTCTCTCCCGTGGAAACTAGAGTGCCAGCTTCGCTTATTCTTTCTTGTAAGAAATGTTGACATTCATTTAATGGTAT
The window above is part of the Ciona intestinalis unplaced genomic scaffold, KH HT000117.2, whole genome shotgun sequence genome. Proteins encoded here:
- the clf-3 gene encoding class I cytokine receptor like factor 3 — its product is MYEGVQEAIETVDSARQHKCELESREKHLKTAVCQVSATAEHARKEIKHHFESMNKEIACKIDLRKKSLLHEITLIEKTALIPLNECQHFLQERISEAGTLVSTGENILQCDYDNTSGKINFDSFISMAENLSLDSVPEVPLLSDVPSISFVFNEDFSSEICQALEHYGTVSKRSPVQISDLKPIPGGVVVTWSDNNLGGNEKSHRIYKLQLCHGRVNLPLQLKNTNETIFKDSYVGPNLTYSVKNLSSNSIYTFRVCQCSLMVNGDTIKQCSPWSVYQEKMTTMDPFLWSNSSDSVSYTLSDKGRSAIKKNSLDTVLYSARSSHIIGYSINFKIDVEGKSYHTNDCLALTVRRDADACSLHMKSGTLCLMADGHVWVNGTKSTTRFSHFCRGSVVAFDVSHIPSTEFGYIGKEIKQLRVSITVGEHCAVFNWHPLKAAAQLHSQDFAFAMLFRTPGWKVSIT